A single Desulfofalx alkaliphila DSM 12257 DNA region contains:
- the clpP gene encoding ATP-dependent Clp endopeptidase proteolytic subunit ClpP: MSGLVPFVVEQTNRGERAYDIYSRLLKDRIIFIGGPIDDNTANLVIAQMLFLEAEDPAKDIHLYINSPGGVITSGLAIYDTMQYIRPDVSTICMGQAASMAAFLLAAGAKGKRFALPNARVMIHQPLGGVQGQATDIDIHAREILYMKDLLNKLLAKHTNQPVSNVAVDTERDYFMSAEEARMYGIVDRIVTRR; this comes from the coding sequence ATGTCTGGATTAGTACCGTTTGTGGTTGAGCAAACCAACAGGGGAGAGCGGGCCTATGACATTTACTCCCGGCTGTTAAAGGATCGCATTATTTTTATTGGCGGGCCCATAGATGACAATACCGCAAACCTTGTTATTGCCCAAATGTTATTTTTAGAGGCCGAGGACCCTGCAAAGGATATTCATCTGTACATAAATTCTCCCGGTGGGGTAATTACATCGGGATTGGCTATTTATGATACCATGCAATACATTAGGCCCGATGTGTCTACCATTTGTATGGGCCAGGCGGCAAGTATGGCTGCCTTTTTGCTGGCGGCAGGTGCCAAGGGTAAGCGGTTTGCACTGCCCAACGCCCGTGTAATGATTCACCAGCCACTGGGTGGTGTTCAAGGTCAGGCCACTGACATCGATATCCATGCCAGGGAGATTCTCTACATGAAAGATTTATTAAATAAACTATTAGCCAAGCATACTAATCAACCGGTTAGTAATGTGGCAGTGGATACCGAGCGGGATTACTTTATGTCCGCCGAAGAGGCCAGAATGTATGGTATCGTTGACCGGATAGTTACAAGAAGATAG
- a CDS encoding FmdB family zinc ribbon protein, with protein MPIFEYKCNKCGNNFEVLQGVGKDPQRDLKCPSCGAGQLTKLISSPFVKKSTKSCCGSSEVCGTGCDQPQFSCGDGGCGCH; from the coding sequence ATGCCTATATTTGAATATAAATGTAACAAATGCGGTAATAATTTTGAGGTGCTGCAAGGGGTGGGAAAAGATCCGCAAAGGGATTTGAAGTGTCCTTCTTGTGGTGCCGGCCAGTTAACTAAGTTGATATCTTCACCCTTTGTAAAAAAGTCTACTAAGTCCTGCTGCGGAAGCAGTGAAGTGTGTGGCACCGGCTGTGACCAACCTCAGTTTAGCTGTGGAGACGGTGGATGCGGATGCCACTGA
- a CDS encoding DUF134 domain-containing protein, translating to MSRPSKCRRVEFIPEITYFKPAGVPLVNLEEVSLAVEELEAIRLKDLEYLEQEQCAQRMQVSRPTFHRVLTSARHKVAQALVQGKAIRVEGGNYVHVGKGRGKGCRLRGKTEE from the coding sequence GTGTCAAGACCATCTAAATGCAGGCGTGTTGAATTTATTCCGGAGATAACCTATTTTAAACCTGCCGGTGTACCCCTTGTGAATTTAGAGGAAGTGTCTTTAGCCGTTGAAGAACTGGAGGCCATTCGTTTAAAGGATTTAGAATATTTAGAGCAGGAGCAGTGTGCCCAAAGAATGCAGGTATCCAGGCCCACCTTTCACCGTGTGCTGACATCCGCCCGCCACAAGGTGGCCCAGGCACTGGTGCAGGGAAAAGCCATTAGGGTGGAGGGGGGCAATTATGTTCACGTTGGCAAAGGGCGGGGCAAGGGATGCCGACTCAGGGGAAAAACTGAAGAATAA
- a CDS encoding aspartate kinase, whose protein sequence is MLIVQKFGGSSVADPERIKRVARRVVEGRKAGNDMVVTVSAMGDTTDDLIALMKKITDNPTGREIDMLLSTGEQVSISLLSMAIKDLGCDVVSLTGGQVGIKTNEVHTKAKIVDIDSKRMRDELDRGRILVVAGFQGVNENKDITTLGRGGSDTTAVALAVALKADMCEIYTDVDGIYTADPRLVKDASKLKEVSYDEMLELASLGAQVLHPRSVELAKLYKVTMHVRSSFNNKPGTIVKEVGKMEKEVMVSGVAHDYNVAKIGLFDVPDKPGIAYRIFNALAQKNIDVDMIIQSSMRNNLNDISFTITRDDLRKALTVVEEIQPEIGFAGYTHDEDVAKVSIVGAGMVSHPGVAAMMFEALAEAGVNIDMITTSEIKVSCVVDDKDVEKAVKSIHNKFKLNEIN, encoded by the coding sequence ATGTTAATTGTACAAAAATTTGGTGGTAGTTCGGTGGCTGACCCAGAGCGTATCAAAAGAGTTGCCCGCAGAGTGGTGGAAGGCCGCAAAGCAGGTAATGACATGGTGGTTACTGTATCGGCCATGGGTGATACTACTGATGATTTAATAGCGTTAATGAAAAAAATTACAGACAACCCTACAGGACGGGAAATAGATATGCTCCTTTCTACAGGGGAACAGGTGTCCATTTCTCTACTATCAATGGCTATTAAAGACTTGGGCTGTGATGTTGTTTCTCTAACTGGTGGACAAGTAGGTATAAAAACCAATGAGGTACATACCAAGGCAAAAATTGTTGATATAGATAGTAAAAGAATGCGAGATGAGTTAGATAGGGGACGCATTTTAGTGGTGGCCGGCTTTCAGGGTGTCAATGAAAACAAGGACATTACTACCCTGGGCCGGGGCGGATCTGATACCACCGCAGTGGCCTTGGCGGTGGCATTAAAGGCTGATATGTGTGAAATTTACACCGATGTGGACGGAATTTATACCGCAGATCCCCGCCTAGTAAAAGATGCCAGCAAACTAAAGGAAGTGTCCTATGATGAAATGTTAGAGTTAGCCAGTTTAGGTGCACAGGTGCTGCATCCGCGGTCGGTGGAACTGGCAAAGCTATATAAGGTCACTATGCATGTGCGCTCCAGTTTTAATAACAAGCCCGGCACCATTGTTAAGGAGGTAGGTAAAATGGAAAAGGAAGTTATGGTCAGTGGAGTGGCCCACGACTATAATGTGGCTAAAATCGGTTTGTTTGATGTGCCGGATAAACCCGGTATTGCCTATAGAATATTTAATGCCCTGGCCCAAAAGAATATTGACGTGGATATGATTATCCAGAGTTCAATGCGCAACAACTTAAACGATATTTCTTTTACCATTACCAGGGATGATTTGCGAAAGGCATTGACAGTGGTGGAGGAGATTCAGCCGGAAATCGGTTTTGCGGGCTACACCCATGATGAGGATGTTGCTAAGGTGTCTATTGTGGGCGCCGGGATGGTTAGCCACCCTGGGGTTGCGGCAATGATGTTTGAGGCGCTGGCAGAGGCCGGCGTGAACATAGATATGATCACCACATCTGAGATTAAGGTCTCCTGTGTGGTCGATGACAAGGACGTTGAAAAGGCTGTTAAATCAATTCATAATAAATTTAAACTAAATGAGATAAATTAA